The nucleotide window ACTCGAAATCCTCGGGAATGCCTTTCATCGCCCAGGGCTTGGCCACGGGCTCGAACGCACCGAGCAGGATCTTGCCCGCGTCTTCCTTGTAATAGGCGCATTCCTCGGGGACGCGCAGGGTCGGCAATTGCTGCAGGCCGGGAACGGCGTCGGTGACGATGTAGAAATGCTCGCAGGCATGCAGCGGCACGTTGACGCCCATCTGGCGTCCGACCTCATGCCCCCACATGCCCGAGCAGTTCACCACATGCTCGCAGGCGATGGTGCCCTCGGCGCCCTCGGCCTGCCAGCGGACACCGGTGATGCGCCGTCCGTCGCGAACGAAGCCGGTGACCTTGGTGCGTTCGATGATCTGCGCGCCGCGCTGCCTTGCCCCCTTCGCCATGGCCAGTGCGATATTGGCCGGATCGCCCTGCCCGTCCTTGGCCAGATAGACCGCCGTTTTAACCCCGTCGACATTCACATGCGGATAGCGGGCAAGCAGTTCCGTCGGGCTGATTTCTTCGACCTCGACGCCGAAGGCCCGTGCCATGGAGGCTTGCCGCAGGATCTCCTCCCGACGCTCGTCAGACAGCGCCAAGGTGATCGAGCCGTTGCGCCGAAAGCCCGTCGCGACGCCGGTTTCGGCCTCGAGGTTTCCATAGAGTTCCTGGCTGTATTTCGCCAGCCGCGTCATGTTCTGCGAGGCGCGAAGCTGGGCGATCAGCCCCGCCGCATGCCATGTCGTCCCCGAGGTCAACTGCTTGCGTTCCAGCAGCACCACGTCGGTCCATCCCAGCTTTGTCAGGTGATAGGCCACCGAGCACCCGATCACCCCGCCGCCGACGATGACGACCCGGGCCTTTTGAGCAGGCAGATTCATGTATTTCACTCCTTCATTCACGCTCAGGCGCGGATATGGCTGTTATCGGCGTCCCAAAGGCAGGCGGTTTCCTGAACCGTGGCTTTCAGGCGCTGACCATAGACCTCGATTTCGACTTGCGTTCCGAGTGCAGCGGCCTCTGCATTCAGCATCGCGATCGCGATGGCGGCGTCGACGCGGTGGCCATAAGCCGCCGACAGGACCTCTCCGGCGCGGCGTCCATCCACAAACACCGCCGCCATAGAGGGCGCGTCCTGCCGGCCAGTTTCCACGATCAGCGTGGACAGGCGCTTTCTCGGGCCAGCCTGCGCCTCGGCCTGAAGAATGGCCTTGCCGGGAAAGTCCTGCGGCTTGTCCAATCGGACAAAGCGGTCAAGGCCGGTTTCCAGAAGGCTGTAATCGCTGGACAGATCGCCCTTCCAGGTCAGGTAGCCTTTCTCGATGCGCATGGAGTTCAGCGCATACATGCCGAAGGGCGCGGCCCCCCCGTCGCGAATTGCGGCATAGATGTCGGCAGCATCCGCGGAATCCGCGTGAACCTCCCATCCCAGCTCGCCCGCAAAGGACACGCGGGCCAGAAGCGCAGGCTTGCCCGCGACGATGGCTTGCTGATGGCTTAGCCAGTCCAGCGACAGATCCGCATCCGACAACCCCGCCAGCAGGTCGCGCGATTTCGGTCCCGTCACCAGCATCGCAGTCACGGCGGCGGTGTGATCGGTCAAGGTCACAGCCGCGGGCAATTCGCGCGACAGCAGATCGAGGTCATGCCATTGCGCAACGGCGGCGGTCATCAATGTAAAGCTGTCATCGCCATGCCGGATGCAGGACATCTCGGTCAGCACGCGGCCGCGCGCATCCGGGAAATAGATCAGGTTCAGCCGCCCGACCCTGGGCAGCCCGCCTGCAATCATGCGGCGCAGCCATGCGGCCGCGCCCGGTCCTTCCAGGTCGAAACGCGAAAAGCCGCAAAGGTCGATCACCCCGACCCCGTCGCGGACGGCCTGAACCTCGGCGCGGACGCGGGCCTGCCAGGGGCCGCTGCGATCCCAGGTCAGCGTCGCTTCCTCGGATGTGTCATCGCCCGCTGCCGCGAACCAGTTGGCGCGTTCCCATCCGTTATAGGCACCCATCTGTGCGCCATCCGCGATCAGACGGCCATGGTTCGGCGACAGCTTGCGGTTCCGCCCGGCGGGCCATTCGTGCTGCGGGAAATGCATCGCGTATTCATGGCCATAGGTCTCCAACGCCTTGGCAAGCGAATATTGCGCGTCGGCATGGCCGGTGAAGCGGCGCGGATCGACCGACCACATGTCCCATTCGGTATGGCCATGCATGATCCATTCCGACAGGATCTTGCCCGCCCCGCCCCCCTGCGCGATCCCGAAGGTGAAGCTGTGGGCCTCGAAAGCATTGGGCACACCAGGCATCGGACCGATCATCGGCAGTCCGTCCGGCGCATAGGGGATCGGACCGTTGATATTGCGCTGCACGCCCTGCGTGCCCAACAGCGGCACCCGCGCCATCGCATCCTCGATATACCATTCCAACCGGTCCAGATCGTCGGGATAAAGCTGGAAGCTGAAATCCTCCGGCATCCGGTCGCCTTCGGTCACCCATGCCGCCCGGCAGTCGCGTTCGTAGGGGCCCAGGTTCAGCGAATGCGTATCCTGCCGCAGATAGTAAGAGCTGTCGACATCGCGCAGCATCGGCAGCTTGCGCCCGTGTTCCTTGGTCCAGGCCGCGATCTCGGGAATGGCCTCGGTCAGGAAATACTGATGGCTCATCACGGTCAGGGGCACCGGACGCCCGCCATGCGGCAGGAACCATTCCCCGACCCGCCCGGCATAATAGCCCGCCGCGTTCACCACATATTCGCAGCGGATGTCGCCCTTTGCGGTATGGACGATCCATTCGCCGTCCTTGCGGCTGACGCCCGTGGCGGGGGTGAAGCGCGCGATGGTGCCGCCATGCGCCCGCGCGCCCTTGGCCAGCGCCTGGGTCACCTGACTCGGGTCGATATCGCCGTCCAGCGGATCCCAGAGGCCACCTTCCAGATCATGCGTCTCCATGAAGGGGAAGTGCCGCTGCAATTCGTCGGGCGTGCACATGTCCATGGTCAACCCCATATGGGCCGCCATGCCGCGCACGCGTTCGAATTCCATCATCCGCTTATGGCTATGGGCCAGACGGATCGCGCCGGTAACGTGATAGTTGATCGGGTAATCCACTTCCGTCGCCAGCCCACGGTAAAGCGCAAGGCCATAGCGCTGCATGTTCATGACGCCGTAGTTCGCGGCGAAGTTCGGGCAGTTCCCCGCCGCGTGCCATGTCGAGCCCGCCGTCAGCTCGTTCTTTTCAAGCAGGACGCAATCGGTCCAACCCGCCCTGGCCAGATGATACAGCGCCGAGACGCCGACCACCCCACCACCGATGATGACAACGCGGGTCGAGGAAGGAAGAGCCATATCTGAACCTCAGAAGCAGAAAGATGGATGGCACGGTGCGCAGCACCGGTTCATTACGGAGAGCGGCGGAACAGGCCAAACCCTGCAGCGCGCCCAAGGCGTTCCTGTCCTGACTGTGAAATTATTCGCATAATCTTCACGGCAGGACGGAACTTTACCCATGGAAGCGTTCAGACGTCTCACTCAATCGCATATCGTCGACGTCGGTCATTCCAGACCTGCAGCCGCTACTGGCCTGAGGTCTCATGCTCGCGAATGACGAAATGCTTGGTCGTGGTTTCGATGATCTCCCAATAGCCTCTGAAGCCATTCGGGATCAGAAAGGACTGGCCCGCCGTGAATTCCCAACGCTGCCCGTCGCTGGATATCAGCGCACAACGGCCCGCGATGATGTGGCAGAACTCATCGCGGTCGGTGAAGGCGTGCCATTTCCCCGGGCTCGAGGTCCAGGTGCCTGCGACAAGGGCGCCATCCGGGCTGCGAAAATGCAGATGCGTCTCGTGCCGGGGGTCGCCTGCAACGACTCGTCCGGGAAGATCGGCAAGGCGGCGCTGCGTGCTGTCTTGCGGTTTGGCGGAAAAATCGACGATATCCATTTCGTTCCTCTTGGTCCTGTTTCGGCCGTCCGGCACTGCCGTCAGCTGCGCCCTTTCCACGGCACCAGCCTGCGTTCTGCAAGGCGCATCAGCACGTCGATCCCGTATCCGATGATGCCGATCAGGATGATTCCCATCAGAACGATGTCGGTCAGCTGGAATT belongs to Paracoccus sp. TOH and includes:
- a CDS encoding FAD-dependent oxidoreductase — its product is MALPSSTRVVIIGGGVVGVSALYHLARAGWTDCVLLEKNELTAGSTWHAAGNCPNFAANYGVMNMQRYGLALYRGLATEVDYPINYHVTGAIRLAHSHKRMMEFERVRGMAAHMGLTMDMCTPDELQRHFPFMETHDLEGGLWDPLDGDIDPSQVTQALAKGARAHGGTIARFTPATGVSRKDGEWIVHTAKGDIRCEYVVNAAGYYAGRVGEWFLPHGGRPVPLTVMSHQYFLTEAIPEIAAWTKEHGRKLPMLRDVDSSYYLRQDTHSLNLGPYERDCRAAWVTEGDRMPEDFSFQLYPDDLDRLEWYIEDAMARVPLLGTQGVQRNINGPIPYAPDGLPMIGPMPGVPNAFEAHSFTFGIAQGGGAGKILSEWIMHGHTEWDMWSVDPRRFTGHADAQYSLAKALETYGHEYAMHFPQHEWPAGRNRKLSPNHGRLIADGAQMGAYNGWERANWFAAAGDDTSEEATLTWDRSGPWQARVRAEVQAVRDGVGVIDLCGFSRFDLEGPGAAAWLRRMIAGGLPRVGRLNLIYFPDARGRVLTEMSCIRHGDDSFTLMTAAVAQWHDLDLLSRELPAAVTLTDHTAAVTAMLVTGPKSRDLLAGLSDADLSLDWLSHQQAIVAGKPALLARVSFAGELGWEVHADSADAADIYAAIRDGGAAPFGMYALNSMRIEKGYLTWKGDLSSDYSLLETGLDRFVRLDKPQDFPGKAILQAEAQAGPRKRLSTLIVETGRQDAPSMAAVFVDGRRAGEVLSAAYGHRVDAAIAIAMLNAEAAALGTQVEIEVYGQRLKATVQETACLWDADNSHIRA
- a CDS encoding cupin domain-containing protein translates to MDIVDFSAKPQDSTQRRLADLPGRVVAGDPRHETHLHFRSPDGALVAGTWTSSPGKWHAFTDRDEFCHIIAGRCALISSDGQRWEFTAGQSFLIPNGFRGYWEIIETTTKHFVIREHETSGQ